In the genome of Phaeodactylum tricornutum CCAP 1055/1 chromosome 18, whole genome shotgun sequence, one region contains:
- a CDS encoding predicted protein, with translation MATTTPSQSKTLDPLLLWMIHGNYYDLHTYVSRHPGGKEAILLGRGRDCTALFESYHPFTSQHRRVLEKHRVTIDTSFCSKQQDRKVSKQTVSSSEQASDVFYNMLCQRVAHALQSQGVDPIRDRGATWTRSIYYVFLFAALLASGYAHCTGSLLGSLLFGVAGWFIGALGHDGGHFAVSRRAWLNDFSVWGISWLCNPIMWQHQHTYAHHSFTNEFDHDPDLHHFTTFLRVHRKFQQNCIYRNQANWVYVFWAYTFVTFGACFWIPWGVLREQTLYGLVDWTDRKRPSRTAAFVFHLVTYFGLVMVLPFWTHGTWYKACLGVILHMTTSGLIFAFFSQINHINELSLDEKVVKLHRSTLDPTVRDSWAVAQVEASNNFCTDSAFWHLFSNGLNLQIEHHLFPGINHCHLHHIAPVVRETCNEYGVRYKSYDSWSDIMRAMLKWLDQLSVGLD, from the coding sequence ATGGCTACGACTACCCCGAGCCAGTCCAAGACACTCGACCCATTGCTATTGTGGATGATTCACGGAAACTACTATGACCTCCACACGTATGTATCGCGGCATCCCGGTGGAAAGGAAGCTATTCTGTTGGGACGCGGTCGCGACTGCACCGCCTTGTTCGAATCCTACCATCCCTTCACTTCGCAGCACCGTCGTGTATTGGAAAAACATCGAGTGACAATTGACACCTCGTTTTGCAGCAAACAGCAAGACAGAAAAGTATCGAAACAAACAGTTTCATCCAGCGAACAAGCCAGTGACGTCTTTTACAACATGTTGTGTCAGCGCGTCGCGCACGCACTGCAATCTCAAGGAGTGGATCCGATCCGTGATCGAGGTGCCACATGGACACGCAGTATCTACTACGTCTTTCTGTTCGCCGCATTGCTAGCTAGCGGATACGCTCACTGCACGGGAAGCCTACTCGGTAGCCTTCTCTTTGGTGTGGCTGGTTGGTTTATTGGTGCTTTGGGACACGATGGCGGCCACTTTGCTGTCTCTCGCCGAGCCTGGCTCAACGATTTTTCCGTCTGGGGTATTTCCTGGTTGTGCAATCCTATCATGTGGCAACACCAGCACACGTACGCGCACCATAGTTTCACCAACGAATTTGATCACGATCCGGATTTGCACCACTTCACAACCTTTCTCCGAGTACATCGCAAGTTTCAGCAAAACTGTATTTATCGCAACCAAGCCAACTGGGTGTACGTGTTTTGGGCCTATACCTTTGTTACCTTTGGCGCATGCTTTTGGATTCCATGGGGCGTGTTGCGGGAGCAGACCTTGTACGGACTCGTCGATTGGACGGATCGGAAGCGTCCGTCACGGACGGCGGCCTTTGTGTTCCACTTGGTAACCTACTTTGGTCTCGTCATGGTGCTCCCCTTTTGGACGCACGGAACTTGGTACAAGGCGTGTTTGGGTGTCATCTTGCACATGACCACCTCGGGCTTGatctttgcctttttctcgCAAATCAATCACATCAACGAACTatcgttggacgaaaaggtcGTGAAACTGCACCGATCCACGTTGGATCCTACCGTGCGCGATTCGTGGGCCGTAGCGCAGGTGGAAGCCTCCAACAATTTTTGCACCGACTCGGCATTTTGGCATCTGTTCTCCAACGGACTTAATTTGCAAATTGAACACCATCTGTTTCCGGGAATCAACCATTGCCACTTGCATCACATCGCGCCGGTCGTCCGCGAAACCTGCAATGAGTACGGTGTGCGGTACAAGTCGTACGATAGTTGGTCCGATATAATGCGAGCAATGTTGAAGTGGCTCGACCAATTGTCGGTTGGTCTGGACTGA